The genomic window TGCTGGCCGGTGACCCGCATATCTCGTTTTCAGCACCGTCCGTGTGGTACGAGGCCCATCTGAGCACGCCGGAGTTTGAGCTTTTCGGGCACTTTCAGGCCCTGAACCCGATGGCGCTGCTGGGTCACAACCACGACTTCGGCTGGAGTTTGACGATGTTCCAGAACGACGACGTCGACTTCATTGCCGAGCAGGTCAACCCCGACAACCCTCAACAAGTGTGGCACCAGGGCAACTGGGTCGACATGGTGAGCCGGACCGAGCTGATTCAGGTCAAGGGTGCGGCACCGGAGCGCATGGTGGTGCGAACCACGCCGCAGGGGCCGGTGATCAACGATGCGTTCAAAGAAAGCTTGGGAACACGGCCCATCTCCATGTGGTGGGCGTTTTACGCCACCGAGAACCCTGCCATCCGGGGCTTTTACGAGCTCAACCGCGCAGACACCTTGGACAAGGCCCGCGAGGCTTCCAGCAAACTCCACGCGCCCGGCCTGAATATCGTGTGGGCCAACGCAGAGGGCGACATCGGTTGGTGGGCCGCGGCCAAGCTGCCCTTGCGCCCGCAAGGCGTGAACCCGACGTTTATCCTGGATGCGGCCAAAGGCGAGGCGGACAAACCCGGTTTTTACGCCTTCCGCTTCAACCCGCAGGAAGAGAACCCGGCGCGCGGCTACATCGTCTCGGCCAACCACCAACCTCTGCCCAAAAGCGGTGTGCCGGTGCCCGGCTACTACAACTTGCCGGACCGGGCGCAACGGCTCGATACCCTGCTCAACACCCCCAACATGAAGTGGACCAGTGTCGAGACCCGCAAGCTGATGCTGGACGTCAACAACAACTATGGCCCCCGCATTCTGCGCAACCTCCTGCCGGCCATGAATGCGGTCGTCACCGACCCCAACGAAAAAGCCTTTATGGAGCCCCTCACCAACTGGGACGGCACCTATGACGAGGGCAGTATTGCGGCCACCCTGTTTACCCAAATGATGTACGAGTTGGCCAAAGCTGCATTTGCCGACGAACTGGGCCCCGTGCAGTTTGCGAACCTGCTGGAAACTCGCGCACTCGACTTCGCCCTGCCGCTATTGGTCGCGGACAACAATTCGCCCTGGTGGGACGATGTCAGCACGCCGGCCAAAGAAAGCCACTTTGAGACGACCCGTATCGCCTGGTCCAACACCCTGAAGCACCTGCAAGGTCTGTATGGCACCAGCCTTTTAGACTGGCGCTGGGGTGTGGCCCACACCTTGACCCACGGGCACCCGCTGGGCCGGCAAAAGCCACTGGACAAGATTTTTAACGTGGGGCCTTTTCAAGTGCCCGGCGGTCGCGAAACGCCAAACAACCTATCGGGCACGCTGGGGCCCGCCCCTTGGGCGGTCACCTCCGGCCCGTCGACGCGACGGGTGATTGATTTTGCAGACGCAGGCAAAGCCGTGGGCATCAATCCGCTCGGCCAAAGCGGCGTGTGGCCCGACAAGCATTACGCCGATCAGGCTGAAAAATATGCCAAGGGCGAGTTCGTGCGCATGTGGCTCGACGAAGCCGACGTAATCGCCCGCACCGAAAGCACTCTTACGCTGCGGCCGGCCCGCTAAGCAAGTCTTGCAGCTCCCGCAGGCTGCCCACGGTGGCGTGCGGGTATTGGGTGAAAGACCAGAGGTGCTCCTCCCGGTTCACCCACACGGTTTGCATGCCCACACCCAAGGCGCCCAAAACGTCCAGTGCTGCGTCATCTCCGATATGCAATACCTCTTCGGCTTTGACGCCTACCGATGCGCAGGCCGCTGCAAAAATACGCGGGTCCGGCTTGCCCACGCCTGCATCCCGCGCGCTCACACTGGCCGCAAAGTAACGGCCAATGCCCACGCGGTGCACATCCGCATTGCCATTGCTCACTGCAACGATCGGCCAACGGGCCGCCATGGCGTCGAGCAAAGGAATCGCATCCTCAAACAGCTCTACCTGCATGCGGGCATCAAAAAACACCTCAAACGCAGGCTCCGCCAAAGTCGAGTCATCGCCACTGCGTTGCAGGGCCAGCCGGATGGACTCACGCCGCAGCACGCTCAGGTCATGGGCGTGGTCTGCCCATTGCGCTTCGGTATCCGCACGCAGCAACTGACGCTGGTGGGGGTCGGCATACATGACAGCGGTGCGGGGCGCGTGTGCCGTGAGCCATTCGCGCAACAGGTCTTCGGCCCGGTGAATCGCAGGCCACACGGGCCACAAGGTGTCGTCCAGATCAAGGGTAATGGCGCGGATGCGGCTCAAGTTCAGCATGGGGCAGTGCGCGACTCGCGGGAGCCGCCAAAACAACGGAGGAAGCTGTGAGGGTACACACAAACGGCGCCGCACCGGGCCGCACAGAGCGCTACTATCAAGCCTGTTGCTTTAACGACCCATTCACCCATGCCCGCCATCACGCTTGATATGCCCAGCCCGACGGGCGAACAACTCAAAGCTGCCCGCTTGGCTGCCGGCCTGAATCAGGCCCAGGCCGCTCAACTGCTAGGCTACTCCTTGCAAACCGGAAGCCGCGGCGGCCTGCAGTCCCGCACCTGGCAAGCCCTGGAAAGCCCGACCGATGACCGCAACATGCAGGGCCCGGTATTTGCCATGTTTTTGCTGCTCACCGGGCAACACCCCACACTCCAATTGGTAGAAAAAGAGCTCAGCGATACGCCCCTGCCCTCCAGCACCGAAGCCGACTGACACTCACCGCGACTGAATATTTCTCTCATGGCACTCCCCTCCCCCTTTGCTCCCGAGCCCTCATACACCCACGGTCAACCCGCACGCACCGCCGTACTGTTGTGCAACCTGGGTACGCCGGATGAACCCACCACCCCGGCTGTGCGCCGCTATCTCGCCGAGTTTTTGAGTGACCACCGCGTGGTCGAGATTCCACGCCTGCTGTGGCTGTTAATCCTGCACGGCATCATCCTGCGTTTCCGGCCGGCCAAGTCGGCCGCCAAGTACGCCAGCATCTGGACGCCTGAGGGCTCGCCACTCAAGGTGTGGACCGAGCGGCAGGCCAAGATGCTGCAGGGCTGGCTGGGCCAGCGCAACCACCACGTCAAGGTGGCGTGGGCCATGCGCTACGGCAGCACCAATATTGCATCCCAGCTCACCGCTCTCAAGGCAGACGGGGTCACCCGCGTCCTGATCGTGCCCGCCTACCCGCAATACAGCGCCACCACGACAGCCAGTGTGTTTGATGCGGTCTACGCCTGGGCCTCGAAAACCCGCTCGATTCCTGAGCTGCGTTTTGTGAACCACTACCACGACCACAGCGGCTATATCGCCGCGCTGGCTGCCAGCGTGCAGCGCTACTGGCGTGCCAATGGCCGGCCTGACAAGCTGGTGATGAGTTTTCATGGCGTGCCTGAGCGCACCCTGCACTTGGGCGACATCTACCACTGCGAGTGCTTCAAGACCGCAAGGCTGCTGTCCGAAGCTTTGGGCCTATCCAAAGACCAGTTCAAAGTGACTTTCCAGTCCCGGTTGGGCCGTGCCAAATGGCTGGAGCCCTACACCGAGCCCACCCTGATTGACATGGGCAAGGCCGGTGTGGAGCGGGTAGATGTGATCTGCCCAGGGTTCACCAGCGATTGCCTGGAAACCCTCGAGGAAATCAACATGGAAGCCCGCGAAGCGTTTTTGCATGCAGGCGGCAAAGAGTTTCACTACATCCCCTGCCTGAACGACGACCCGGAGTGGATTACTGCACTCTGCCAGCTCACCGAAACCCACCTCAGCGGCTGGCGCACCCAAGAAGCCCCCGACACCGCGGCCCAAGAGGTCTCGCGCGCCGCTGCGCTGGCACTGGGCGCGAAACAATGAGGGTTCAGCTGCGGCAAGCGGCGCCGCATGGTGTCCAATACATCCATGGAAATGAACGCCCTTAATGAACAACGCCTCCATGATCTGGAGATCAAGGCCAGCTACCTTGAAGACACGGTGGACCAGCTCGACAGCATCATCATCCGCCAACAAGCGCAAATTGAGCTGTTGATCCGGGAGGTGACCCACCTTAAGCAGCAAACGCCGGATGCCGGTGTTGCGCGGAATCTGCGTGACGATCTGCCACCCCACTATTGACTCTGGAAACTGATATGTCGCTTCACACTTGGTGGTTGTTTGTCATGATGACGTTTGTGGTGTCGGGCACGCCCGGCCCGAATATGCTGTTGGTCATGAGCACCAGCGCGCGTGAAGGCATGCGCGCTGCCATTGTCAACATGGCGGGATGCATGACCTCTTTGATGTTGATGCTGGGGCTCTCTGCCGCAGGTTTGGGTGCGCTGTTGCAGGCATTCCCGGCTGTGTTTGACACGCTGCGTTTGGCTGGTGCCGCTTATCTGGCCTACCTGGGCGTGCAATGCTGGCGCTCGCCGGTAAAGGATGCGGAGGACACCGCAAACAACCCCACAACTCCAGCGGTCAGCGCAGGCACCAGCCTCTGGAGCCATTACCGCCAGGGCGCATTGGTCGCGGCCAGCAACCCCAAAGCCATTTTGTTTGCGGCTGCTTTCTTCCCCCAGTTTCTGAACCCTGAAGCGGCGCAACTCACCCAGTTCGCGATTCTGCTGGGTACTTTTGCTGTCGTCGAAGTCGCTTGGTACTTTGTGTATGCAGCCAGTGGAAAGCAGCTCGCGACCTACCTGCGCCGTGCCACGGTGATGCGCGCTTTTAACCGCCTGACCGGCGGCGTTTTCGTGGGCTTCGCGGCACTGATGGCGGCTGCCAAAAGCTAGACCAACGCGCGCTGCCGCACCTCAAGCGAGGTCTTGGTAGCGGGAGTCTTTCTCGACGTACATCTGCAGATCGCAGCGGTGGAGCCAACTGGCGAGAGTGTCTTGGCTATCGGCCAGTGCAAGCCCGGCGCTGGCTGAGACGCTCAGCCCCGGGTGCACACTGTGCCAGTCAAATTCGTTCACCGCTTTGTGGATACGAGCGACCACCGAGGTACTGCTCTGCGCCTCCACGTGGCTGAAGAGGACCACAAACTCATCACCCCCGAGCCGGACGGACACATCGCCCTCACGCACAAAGCCACTCAAAATCCGCCCCACGGTCCTGAGCACCTCGTCACCCACCAAATGGGAAAAGCGATCGTTGATTTGCTTGAAATGGTCGATATCGACAAACACCAAGGCAGGGGCACGCTGGCGCTCGGTGGCATCGCTCAGCAAAGCCGGCACGATTTGCTCCAGGTACCGGCGGTTGTACAGGCCGGTCAGGGCATCTTGCATGGCCAAGCGCTCCAAATGGCGCGTTTTTTCTTCCAAATGACGGCTGGCTTGGCGATCTGCACGCACCCGCATTTGCCATTCCACACGCTCTTCGCGGCTGTGCAAAGCCTCTTTGCGAAGGTGCATTTCCTGCATTTTCCAGAGCCGTTGCTGCGCTTGTGCCTGCAAGTCTTTGCCCTGGGCAGAGTAGATCTGGATCAGCAACAAATACGCAGTGGCCCGCAGATGCTCGTTTTCAGCCCGCGCCGCAGATTGCAGCAAGCACTGGGCGTGGGCCTCTGCCGACATCCAATCCTCGGCGGCCCATGCAATTTCAGTCCTCAGCCACATCTCCAGCAAAATCACAGCCGGCTGGCGCATTCCCTTGGCCACGCTGGCCGAAATCGTGTCTGCCCTGCGGCTGGCCTCATCCAGATCACCCTGCCAGCAAAGCTCAAATGCATGCGTCAGGTCCAGCAGCGCGCGGGTTTTGCGATAAGGGCACAGCAAGGAGCGCACACTCCCGGGTTGCGAGGTGACTTGTTCGGGCAGCGCGGCAATCTGCGTCAACCGGTCGAGCGACAAAAAAGTGCCGTGGTAATACCGGTCGAGAAAACAGCGGTGCATTTCGGCATACCGCTGGTGGTAACGCGGCAAGCAGGATTCAGCCCACAGGCCCTGGGCTTCAAACATCCGGACCGAGCGCTCCAGTAACTCGGCCGCATTGTCAAAACTCTGGCTGCATGCATAGGCAACCCCGAGGTAGTTGCAGGCCATAGCCTCTGCCAGCGGATGGCTGGCTGGGCTGGACTGGCTGAGCTTCAAGGCCAGCATGGCGGCTTCCAGGCCATCGGCGCTGTGGCCCATCAGGCTCAGCACATTGGCTAAAGTGGTCAGGGCCTCGGCTTCGCCAGCGGCGTCCCCGTGGGTTTGGAACATCTGGGCGGCGCGCTCCGCCGTCTCACGGGCACGGCGCAGGCGCGAGAGCTGGCGGTCTCCCTGCGCAAGGTACAACAGGGCGCGAGCTTGGCCCGCGGCGTCGTTCTGCCGCTGGGCATGTAGCAGTGCGCTTTTGGAGAGCGTCTGGCTGAAGTCCACATCGCCGCGCATCAAGGCCGCCTGCGCTTGGAACAGCAGGGTGACGTGGGTCGGATCAGAGGACAAAAGCGGCGCGTCGGGCATGGGGGAGAGACAAGTAATCAACCCCACAGATTAGGCGGACGCACCGGCGCTGTCATCACCCGAACGGGTGAAATTTGCAAGTATTTGCAACCCGTTTGCGTTACTGCGTGAGCGCCATGGCTTTCACTTGCGCCCAGACGTGCATGCCAGGCTGGAGTTGCAGCTGTTGCACCGCACGCCGTGTCAGGCGGGCCCAAAGTGCTGTACCGCTCACGTCCAAGCGCACCAGGGCCTGGGCGGGTTGCTGGTCCGGCAGAATTTGCGCCACGGTGCACGCCACGGTGTTTTGAATGCTGCTTCCTGATGGGGCTTGGGTTGCAATGCTGACATCGCGGGCCAACACCCGCAAACGCACCCACTGCCCGGTTTGCAGCTTGGCATCAGGCACCCAGAAGGTGCCGCCATCAAATGCAATTTCGCTCAAATGCCACTGCGGGTCGTGGGATATCACACGCCCTGTCACAAGGCTCGCCGTCTCTCCACCGAGGCGGATCACAGGCTCCACCTGAGACAGCACGGTATCTACTGGGCCTATGACCATGACACGCCCTTGTTCCAGAACCACCAAGGTGTCCGCCAGGCGGGTGACCTCCTCGGTCGCGTGCGACACATACACCATCGGGATCTGGAGCTCGCTGCCGAGTTGTTCCAGCCACGGCAAGACCTCGCGCCGGCGGGCCTCGTCCAGAGACGCAAGGGGCTCGTCCAAAAGCAAAATCTGCGGGTTGGTCGCCAGCGCCCGTGCGATCGCGACACGCTGGCGCTCGCCACCGGAGAGGTCGGTCGTCCGCCGGTGCAAAAGTTTCGACAGGCCCAGGGTCTGAATCGCGAACTCAGGCGTCAGCAAGGGGCTGCCATCCATTCGGGGTGTAGCGCGCCGGCGGGCGAACTCCAAGTTACCCGCCACGTCCAAATGGGAGAACAGACTGGCCTCTTGAAACACATACCCCAGGGAGCGCCGGTAGGTAGGCAAAAAAACACCTGCGGACTCGTCTTGCCAGGTATGCCCGCCCACCTGCACCAGCGCTTGCGGCGAGCGCTCGAGACCAGCGATGCACCTCAAAACCGTCGTTTTGCCTGAGCCCGACGGCCCATACAGAACCGTGATGCCCTTTGACGGCAGCTCCATATCCACCACCAGGCTGAAGCCGGGTTTGGAGACATTCAATTGGATGCGGTTGAAACTGCGGTTGCCCATAGCGCTCAAGTCCGCAAACGGCTGCCACGCGGGTTGAGCCACCCCAGTGCTAGCAACACCACAAAAGAAAACAGCACCATGCCACCCGACAACCAGTGCGCCTGGGTGTATTCGAGTGCCTCCACATGGCCATAAATTTGGGTGGACACCACCCGGGTGCTCTCGGGGATATTGCCCCCCAGCATCAGCACCACACCAAACTCGCCCACCGTGTGGGCAAAGCTCAGTACAGCGGCACTCACCACACCGGGACGGCACAGCGGCAAGACTACATGCCAGAAAGTATCCCAAGGGGAGGCCCGCAGTGTGGCGGCGACCTCCAGCGGGCGCGGCCCCAAGCTTTCAAACGCATTCTGCAATGGCTGCACCGCAAACGGCAGGGAGTAAATCACCGAGCCTAGCACCAGCCCCGCAAAAGTGAATGGCAGCAAACCGATACCCAACCACTGGGTGAACTGACCGCCCCACCCCTGCGGCCCCAAGCTGACCAACAGGTAAAAGCCCAACACCGTGGGCGGCAACACCAAAGGCATGGCCACCAGTGCCCCTACAGCGCGACTCCACCAAGAGCCGGACCGGGCCAGCCACCAGGCCAACGGGGTAGCCACACAGAGCAACACAAGCGTGGTGACACTGGCCAGCTCCAAAGTGAGCCGGATGGCCGAAAAATCGTCCGAAGACAGCGGAAACGCAGCCACGGGCAAACTGCTACTCATAGCCCACCGCGCGCATCACCCGGCGGGCAGGCTCAGTGCGCAGATAGGCCAAAAAAGCCAAAGCGGCTACCTGACCTTGCCCGGGATTGAGGAGCACCGCATCCTGCCGCAAAGCCTGGTGCAAGTGGGCGGGCACCTGCCACGCGGAGCCATCCACCAAACGCCCATCCCGCATCACCTGAGACAGCGCGACAAACCCCACGGGCGCGTTACCACTTGCGACAAATTGGTAGGTTTGCGCAATGCTTTCACCCTGAATCAGCCGTCCTTGCAGGCCTTGCCACACCCCCCTCTGCTGCATCACCTGCATGGCGGCAGCGCCATAGGGGGCGGTTTTGGGGTCGGCCATGGCCACCCGCAAACCAGCAGCACCCAGCACCGCGCCCTGCGCGTCGACTACACCGGGCTGCGGACTCCATAAAACCAATCGGCCGGTAGCGTAGGTGAATTGGCTCGCCGCTACGGCCGCACCCTCCAGCACTAGGCGCGAAGGGGTTTCGTCGTCGGCGGATAAAAGCACTTGGTACGGCGCACCATTCTTGATCTGGGCGTATAGCTTGCCGGTGGCTCCTGGCACCAGGGTCACAGTGTGCCCGCTCACCCGCTTGAAGTCGCTGGCAATGGTTTGCGCCATCCCGGAAAAATTGGCGGCCACGGCCACCAACGCAGTGTCCGCCCGCACCGATGAGAGCACCCCGAGACTGAGCAGCCCCACACCCAATCCCAGCCGCAGCACCCATGAAATCACTGAATTAGCCATACGAGAAGATTAGCATTCGCCGCAACAAAAAAAGGGGCGCCGAAGCACCCCTTTTTTGCTACCAAAAATATAGCTACACCCGCATATTAAATGGGGGCTAGCACCCTTTTTTATGCCAAAGCCAAGCGCTGCGCCTTGCCTTGAAAGTGCTTGAGCACCCGTGGCAAGACCAACACACTCAGCACCACCACCAGCAATGTCACCGACATGGGGCGCTGCAGGAAGATCATGGCACTGCCTTCACCAATGGACATGGCGTTGCGCAGCTGCGCCTCTGCCAAAGGTCCGAGGATCATGCCCACAATCACCGGTGCCGTCGGAATATTGAATCGGCGCATCACCAAGCCCATAACCCCCACCACATACAGCAGCACCAGGTCAAAGGCGCTCTGGCGCATACCGTAAGTACCCACGGTGGCAAAAATCAGAATACCGGCGTACAGCTGGGCCTTGGGCACCTTCAGCAGCTTGACCCACAAGCCCACCATCGGCAAATTCAGCACCAGCAGCATGACGTTGCCGATGAACAGCGAGGCGATCAAGGCCCACACCAGCGCAGACGAGGTGGTAAACAGTTGTGGCCCGGGTTGGATACCGTAGTTCTGGAAAGCGCCCAGCAACACGGCCGTCGTGTTGGACACGGGAATGCCGAGCGTGAGCAACGGAATCAAGGCGGTGGTCACCGTCGCGTTATTGGCGGCTTCGGGGCCGGCCACACCTTCGATGGCACCTTTGGTACCGAACTCCGCAAGGTCGTCGCCTTTGGCAAGTTTCTTTTCTGTGGCGTAACTCAAGAAGGTTGGAATCTCTGTGCCGCCGGCAGGAATGCAACCAAAAGGTGCGCCAATCGCAGCACCACGGATCCAGGCGGGGATCGAACGCTTCCAATCACGGGCCGTCATGGTGACGCGACTGAGCTTGTTTTCGGTCTCGACCACCTTGCCCTCAAAGAGCACATAGTGCAGGGCCTCAGCCACCGCAAATAAACCAACCGCCACCAACACAATTTCAATGCCGTCCAGCAGCTCGGGCATGTTGCCGGTGTAGCGGGTTTGACCAGTGATCTGGTCCATGCCAATCAAGCCAATGGCTAAGCCCACAAACAGAGCAGTCAAGCCGCGCAATGTGCTCTGCCCCAACACCGCACTGACGGTGGTGAACGCCAAAAGCATCAAACAAAAATACTCGGGCGGGCCGAGCTTGACGGCGTATTCCGCCACCAGCGGCGCAAACAGGGTCACGACCACCGTGGCAATACTTCCAGCGACAAACGAGCCGATAGCCGCTGTTGCAAGCGCAGCACCTGCGCGGCCGCTCTTGGCCATCTTGTTGCCCTCCATGGCGGTCACCATGCTGGAGGTCTCACCCGGCGTATTGAGCAAAATGGAGGTGGTGGAGCCACCGTACATCGCGCCGTAGTAAATGCCGGCAAAAAAGATCATGGAGGCAGTGGCCTCCACCTGGGTGGTAATCGGCAACAACATCGCCACCGCCGTGGCAGGCCCGATGCCGGGCAACACGCCCACGGCAGTGCCCAGCGCACAACCCACAAATGCCCACAACAGGTTGACGGGGGTACCCGCCGTCGCAAACCCTTGAAGAAGTTGATTCCAGATTTCCATTACAACCATCCGCTTTGCGTCAAACCTGGCAAGCTGATGGCCAGAAACTTGGTAAACATCCAGTACACGGGTGCCGAGATCAGCAGACCGACCACGATATCCGTGATCCAGGTGCGGGCGCCGCCCAAGACCTGGCCTTGGGCCAGGCGCGCGCCCCGCGATGCCAACACAAAACACAGGGCGCAACTGGAGATGAACCCTATGGTGGTGATCAACGCTGCATTCACCAGCAAGCCCACCGACATCCAGATAAATCCGGGCCAGAAGGCGGGCTCGCTGTCTTCGTCATCTTCCATGTCGAGAAAGCCGCCCTTACGGACCTCCCACAGCAAGAAACCACTGCACAGCAGCAAAGCCACAGATACCACCCACGGAAGAAAGTCAGGGCCGATACCGGCGTAACCCGCTTCTGAGGGAATGACCCATGCGCCAGCACCCAGCCCGAGGGCTAGGAGCAGCACGCCCACTGCCACGGCGGCTTCTTGCCGCGCTTTCACGACCTGGCTCATCACAGCATTCCGGAGAGGTGCATCACGCCGCGCAGGCTGGAAAACTCGTTGTCCACAAATTCGTCAAACGCTTTGCCGGTCAACACCGCAGGGGTCCACTGGTTTTTCTCCAGCGCGTCAGCCCAGCCCTTGGTCTTGGTGACCTTGACGATCAGGTCTGTCAGTGCAGCACGCTGCTCGGCGGTGATGCCAGGCGCGCCATATACACCGCGCCAGTTACCCAACACCACGTCATAGCCTTGCTCGCGCATGGTCGGCACATTGATGCCGGGCAGGCGCTTCTCGGAAGTCACCCCGATGGCGCGCATCTTGCCCGCAGCAATGTACTCAGCGAACTCGCTGTAACCGCTACCACCAATCGTCACGTTACCGCCCAAAATAGCCGCAGTGGCTTCGCCGCCGCCACGGAACGCAACGTAGTTGACCTTTTTGGGGTCTACGTTGACCTTGGTCGCCAGCATGGAGGCACAAATGTGCTCTGTGGATCCACGCGAACCGCCACCCCACTTGACACTGCCGGGGTCTTTTTGCATTTGGGTGACCACGTCTTTCATGGTCTTGAGCGGAGAGTCGGCCGGCACCACGAACACGTTGTATTCGCTGGTGATACGGGCGATCGGGGTCACCTTGTCCAAGCCGACGGCAGGCTTGCTGGTGATGATGCCACCCAGCATTACCGCGCCCATCACCATCATGGCGTTAGGGTCGCCCTTGGCGGAATTCACAAACTGAGCCAAGCCGATCACACCGGCCGCGCCACCCTTGTTTTCGTATTGCACAGTGTCCACCAGCTTGGCGTCGATCAGTGCTTTGCCCAGGGCGCGGCCTGTGCCGTCCCAACCGCCGCCGGGGTTGGCGGGGAGCATCATTTTCAGATTGGTGGCTGCACGTGCCGACAAAGGCAGAGCACCGGCAGCAGCCATCACGGCCATGGATTTGAGGAAAGTATCGCGACGCATGGAGGTCTCCTGTGGTTATTGGTAGGGCCTATGATGCGGGCCGTGGCTGTCAAACGGCTGTCCAAATTCCCTAGGGGAAACCCGTAATTCGCACCCTGCTCTGGCCATGCATTTACTCTTGATCGAAGATGATCCCGCCCTGTTCACCACCCTGCAACGCAGCCTGGTACGTGCACAAATGCGGGTCGATGTCTGCAGCGATGGTGCACAAGCGCTCACCTACTGGAACACGCTCCAGCCCGATGTGGTGGTGCTCGACCTGAGCCTGCCGGGAGTAGACGGGCTCGACGTACTCAAGCAGGCGCGCCGCAGCGGCCTGCGCACGCCGGTTCTGATCCTGACCGCGCGCGGAACCGTCGGCGACAAAGTGCTGGGCCTGAATGCCGGTGCCGACGATTACCTGCCCAAGCCGTTTGACCTCGATGAGCTGGAAGCCCGCATACGCGCCCTGCATCGCCGCAATGCCGACAACCCGACACCCCAGAGCAGCGACCTGCTGGTCGGAGAGTTGCGGCTGGACCGCAACAGCGGCGCCATCTATCACCGCCACGAGGTCTTGGACTTGACCCCTCGGGAGTTGGCCTTGATGACGGCCCTGATGTTGCGCCCGGGCCATGCGGTCAGCAAAGAACGCTTATTTGAAGTGGTGTTTCCCGGTCAGGTGGATGTGCAGTTTGAAGCGATCGAGGTGGTGGTGTACCGCCTGCGCAAGAAGCTCACCGCCATGCGGGTCAGCCTGGTGACCCTGCGCGGTCT from Rhodoferax potami includes these protein-coding regions:
- a CDS encoding Bug family tripartite tricarboxylate transporter substrate binding protein; amino-acid sequence: MRRDTFLKSMAVMAAAGALPLSARAATNLKMMLPANPGGGWDGTGRALGKALIDAKLVDTVQYENKGGAAGVIGLAQFVNSAKGDPNAMMVMGAVMLGGIITSKPAVGLDKVTPIARITSEYNVFVVPADSPLKTMKDVVTQMQKDPGSVKWGGGSRGSTEHICASMLATKVNVDPKKVNYVAFRGGGEATAAILGGNVTIGGSGYSEFAEYIAAGKMRAIGVTSEKRLPGINVPTMREQGYDVVLGNWRGVYGAPGITAEQRAALTDLIVKVTKTKGWADALEKNQWTPAVLTGKAFDEFVDNEFSSLRGVMHLSGML
- the modB gene encoding molybdate ABC transporter permease subunit, which produces MSSSLPVAAFPLSSDDFSAIRLTLELASVTTLVLLCVATPLAWWLARSGSWWSRAVGALVAMPLVLPPTVLGFYLLVSLGPQGWGGQFTQWLGIGLLPFTFAGLVLGSVIYSLPFAVQPLQNAFESLGPRPLEVAATLRASPWDTFWHVVLPLCRPGVVSAAVLSFAHTVGEFGVVLMLGGNIPESTRVVSTQIYGHVEALEYTQAHWLSGGMVLFSFVVLLALGWLNPRGSRLRT
- a CDS encoding response regulator transcription factor, producing the protein MHLLLIEDDPALFTTLQRSLVRAQMRVDVCSDGAQALTYWNTLQPDVVVLDLSLPGVDGLDVLKQARRSGLRTPVLILTARGTVGDKVLGLNAGADDYLPKPFDLDELEARIRALHRRNADNPTPQSSDLLVGELRLDRNSGAIYHRHEVLDLTPRELALMTALMLRPGHAVSKERLFEVVFPGQVDVQFEAIEVVVYRLRKKLTAMRVSLVTLRGLGYLLKAD
- a CDS encoding tripartite tricarboxylate transporter permease, with the translated sequence MEIWNQLLQGFATAGTPVNLLWAFVGCALGTAVGVLPGIGPATAVAMLLPITTQVEATASMIFFAGIYYGAMYGGSTTSILLNTPGETSSMVTAMEGNKMAKSGRAGAALATAAIGSFVAGSIATVVVTLFAPLVAEYAVKLGPPEYFCLMLLAFTTVSAVLGQSTLRGLTALFVGLAIGLIGMDQITGQTRYTGNMPELLDGIEIVLVAVGLFAVAEALHYVLFEGKVVETENKLSRVTMTARDWKRSIPAWIRGAAIGAPFGCIPAGGTEIPTFLSYATEKKLAKGDDLAEFGTKGAIEGVAGPEAANNATVTTALIPLLTLGIPVSNTTAVLLGAFQNYGIQPGPQLFTTSSALVWALIASLFIGNVMLLVLNLPMVGLWVKLLKVPKAQLYAGILIFATVGTYGMRQSAFDLVLLYVVGVMGLVMRRFNIPTAPVIVGMILGPLAEAQLRNAMSIGEGSAMIFLQRPMSVTLLVVVLSVLVLPRVLKHFQGKAQRLALA
- the modA gene encoding molybdate ABC transporter substrate-binding protein, which produces MANSVISWVLRLGLGVGLLSLGVLSSVRADTALVAVAANFSGMAQTIASDFKRVSGHTVTLVPGATGKLYAQIKNGAPYQVLLSADDETPSRLVLEGAAVAASQFTYATGRLVLWSPQPGVVDAQGAVLGAAGLRVAMADPKTAPYGAAAMQVMQQRGVWQGLQGRLIQGESIAQTYQFVASGNAPVGFVALSQVMRDGRLVDGSAWQVPAHLHQALRQDAVLLNPGQGQVAALAFLAYLRTEPARRVMRAVGYE
- a CDS encoding tripartite tricarboxylate transporter TctB family protein, with protein sequence MSQVVKARQEAAVAVGVLLLALGLGAGAWVIPSEAGYAGIGPDFLPWVVSVALLLCSGFLLWEVRKGGFLDMEDDEDSEPAFWPGFIWMSVGLLVNAALITTIGFISSCALCFVLASRGARLAQGQVLGGARTWITDIVVGLLISAPVYWMFTKFLAISLPGLTQSGWL